In a single window of the Paenibacillus sp. MMS20-IR301 genome:
- a CDS encoding glycoside hydrolase family 20 protein, protein MDMLRNQEQPVPGVQEYKSTSGEQWRLSRQSRIVIAANARSAGNAVLRDTVGIVQEEFAGCKLPSANLLPVLHAEADAALPGDLVIELNGTGDTGEDDSSEGYVIQTGSYVQIISSGESGIMYGLRTVLQLLLAQGSIQYGTITDYPVMPERALHIDIGRKFYSAEWITDRIREMSRLRLNTLQLHFSENEGFRLMSTSHPEVTSGEHLTKEQVKEILHTAARYHIAVIPSLDSPGHLGYALRSHPEWLLRDAEGNAALGALDITNAAARKFVLELIDEYAELFAGSTHFHIGGDEFIDFGQFGKYPQLAEYAENVLNISGGTGVDTYIDYLNGIAEHLEAKGWTVRAWNDGLYRGDLIQRVQPKSSIQITYWTKWHEQMAPVETFIAKGHQVLNFNDAYFYYVLGENAGYKYPTAEKISSAWHPGLFPQRSGEVKQEYAGGYPPELIGCSFSIWSDKPDAQSQAEVADGIRGPLWAMAEKAWLGNSSHTG, encoded by the coding sequence ATGGATATGCTAAGAAATCAGGAACAGCCTGTTCCCGGAGTACAAGAGTACAAGTCAACCTCCGGGGAGCAATGGAGACTGTCAAGACAGTCCCGGATTGTGATTGCAGCGAATGCCCGGTCCGCCGGCAATGCAGTGCTGAGGGATACCGTTGGCATTGTTCAGGAGGAGTTCGCCGGGTGTAAGCTTCCGTCCGCGAATCTTCTGCCGGTGCTGCATGCTGAGGCAGATGCGGCATTACCCGGAGATCTGGTCATCGAACTGAACGGCACAGGAGACACCGGTGAAGATGACAGCAGCGAAGGTTATGTCATTCAAACCGGAAGTTATGTGCAGATCATTTCTTCCGGTGAAAGCGGCATTATGTATGGCCTGCGGACGGTTCTGCAGCTGCTGTTGGCCCAAGGCTCCATCCAATATGGAACCATAACGGATTATCCCGTGATGCCCGAGCGGGCGCTGCATATCGATATCGGGCGGAAATTCTATTCCGCAGAGTGGATTACAGACAGAATCCGTGAGATGTCCCGGCTCAGGCTGAACACGCTGCAACTGCATTTCTCCGAGAATGAAGGCTTCCGGCTGATGAGCACGAGTCATCCGGAGGTCACCTCCGGAGAACATTTAACGAAGGAGCAGGTGAAGGAGATCCTTCATACGGCGGCAAGGTATCATATTGCCGTCATTCCTTCCCTGGATTCACCGGGCCACCTCGGATATGCACTCCGGTCTCATCCGGAATGGCTGCTGCGGGATGCCGAAGGAAACGCCGCCCTTGGTGCACTGGATATTACGAATGCAGCCGCCCGCAAGTTTGTCCTGGAGCTGATTGACGAATACGCGGAGCTATTCGCCGGCAGCACGCACTTCCATATCGGCGGCGATGAATTCATTGATTTCGGGCAGTTCGGCAAGTATCCCCAGCTGGCGGAATATGCGGAGAACGTGCTGAATATCAGCGGCGGCACCGGGGTGGACACTTATATTGATTACCTTAACGGCATCGCTGAACATCTGGAAGCCAAGGGCTGGACCGTCCGGGCCTGGAATGACGGGCTGTACCGGGGCGATCTGATTCAGCGGGTCCAGCCTAAATCTTCCATTCAAATCACGTACTGGACGAAGTGGCATGAGCAGATGGCTCCGGTGGAGACATTTATCGCGAAGGGGCATCAGGTGCTTAATTTCAATGATGCGTATTTCTATTACGTGCTGGGTGAGAACGCGGGCTACAAATACCCGACAGCTGAGAAAATCAGCAGCGCCTGGCATCCCGGCCTCTTCCCGCAGCGGAGCGGGGAAGTCAAGCAGGAGTATGCCGGGGGATATCCGCCTGAGCTGATCGGCTGCTCCTTCTCCATCTGGAGCGATAAGCCTGACGCGCAGAGTCAAGCCGAGGTGGCAGACGGAATCCGCGGGCCGCTGTGGGCGATGGCTGAGAAGGCATGGCTGGGGAACTCCAGTCACACCGGTTAA